CAACCACCTTAAACAGGGGATTGTAGGCATCGCTGGTGGCAAAGCCCACAAACACCATCAACTCTGCCACAAAACCACTCATCCCCGGCAAAGCCAAAGAAGCCAGCGAGCAGGTAGTCCACATGGAGAACATTTTGCGCATTTTCTGACCGACACCGCCCATTTCATCCAACATGAGCGTATGGGTGCGGTCGTAGGTAGCTCCCACCAGGAAGAACAAACTAGCCCCAATCAAACCGTGGGAGATCATCTGTAGAAGCGCTCCGCTTAAGCCCAAATCGGTAAACGAAGCAATCCCAATCAAAACGAATCCCATGTGGGAGATAGAAGAGTAAGCAATCTTGCGCTTGAGGTTGCGTTGGGCAAAAGACGTGAGGGCAGCATAGATAATATTAACCACACCCAAAATCACCAAAATCGGGGCAAAATTGGCGTGGGCATCGGGCAACATCCCCGCATTCATGCGAATAAAAGCATAGCCCCCCATCTTCAGCAAGATGCCAGCCAGCAACATGTGTACCGGGGCAGTTGCTTCGCCGTGGGCGTCAGGCAGCCAGGTATGCAGGGGAAAAACCGGTAGCTTCACCGCATAGGCAATAAAGAACGCCGCATAAACCCAAAGTTGGAAATTATAGGCATAGTCCTTCACCGCCAGGCTGTTCATATCGAAAGTTACCGTATCCCCGTAGAAAGCCATACTCAAAGCTGCCAGGAGGATAAACAGGGAACCACCAGCGGTATACAGAATAAATTTGGTGGCTGCATAGCGGCGTCGTTTGCCGCCCCAAATTGACAGCAGCAGGTAGACCGGAATCAGCTCTAGCTCCCAGACCAGGAAAAATAGGAGCATATCCTGCACGGCGAACACCGCAATTTGCCCGCCGTACATAGCTAGCATGAGGAAGTAAAACAGCTTGGGTTTGAGGCTAACCGGCCAGGCGGCCAAAATCGCCAAAGTCGTGATAAAGCCAGTTAGCAGAATCAGGGGCATGGAAAGCCCATCGGCAGCCACCGACCAATTCAAATCGAATTGGGGCACCCAAGGGTAGCTTTCTACCAATTGCAATCCGGATTTGGACAAATCGTATTGGGTATAAAACGTCCAAACAATGAGGGCAAAATCCACCAAACCGACAATGAGGGCGTACCAGCGTACGGTTTTGCCCCCTCGATCCGGAATCATGGGTACCAACAGAGCTGCCACTACGGGCAACAGAATAATGGTTGTCAGCCAAGGAAATTCCGATACATTCACGATCTTTCACTCCAAAATTTGCGATCGCCACTGTCTCGATAGTTTTTTCCCGATTCCATTCACCGCCAAGCCAGGCTGGGAATCGATGGTGATTTGGCCGAAGTTTTGACACCAAAAACATCGAGCCAAACCTAGCTTTTGGCAGTTCGCAGGATGCAGCCAGGGTTGAGATCGCCGTACAACTCGTTACAGGTGTGCCATGGCCATGGGGGTCTCGTTATCCCATGCTAAAAAACACCACCAAACCTAGAATGGCTGCAAATACAATCAAAGCGTAAAACTGAGCGCGACCGTTCTCGAAATATTTCAATCCTTCACCGCCGAGAAGCGTCGCCAATCCCGTGAGGTTCACGGCACCATCGACCACGCGATAGTCTACTTCCAGAATTTGTCGTGCTAGGCGTCGCGAGCCTTTGACAAAGATGGCCTCATTAATATCGTCCAAGTACCACTTATTGACAGAAAATTTGTACAAGGGAGCGAGGGATTTGGCAACCCGTGCCGGACTAATTTTTCCAGAGAGGTACATTAAGGAAGCTACTGTAATGCCAATCAGGGCAATTCCCACGGAACTACCCGCCATAATGGTAAATTCCGTCCAGTCAAAAGCGACGGCATGTTCGGCAACCTCTGCAGCTGCCTCGGGGGGATAGATAAATTCCTCAAAATAATTGGCAAACGGCATCCCTACGAACCCCAGGGCTATGGAAGGAATTGCCAGGACCATCAAAGGCACAGTCATGCTGGCAGGGGATTCGTGGGGATATTCGCTGTGGTGATGCGAAGCTTCGTCGTGGGCATCGCTTTCCGCTTCCAGTTCTTGGGGATTCATGGCCCCCGGTCCAAAAGCGGCGGCCCAAGCGGCTTGTTCTTCAGCTGGGGTTGCTTCTGCGAGGACTTGCCGGCGAAGATCGCGGTCGTTGCCGCGGAAAGAACCTTCAAAGGTGAGGAAGTACAGCCGGAACATGTAAAAAGCGGTCAAACCGGCGGTCAACCATCCCACGACCCACAAGGCGGCGTTGGCCTCAAAGGCTTGGGAAAGAATCTCATCTTTCGACCAGAAGCCAGCAAAGGGCGGAATGCCGCAAATGGATAGGGTACCGATGGCAAAAGTGATGGCGGTAACGGGCATATACTTGCGCAAACCACCCATCAAACGCATATCTTGTGCCAGGGTCGGATTGTGCCCCACCACTTCTTCCATGCCGTGGATGGTCGAGCCAGAGCACAAAAAGAGCATGGCTTTGAAGTAGGCGTGGGTCATTAGGTGGAACAAACCGGCACTGTAAGCACCCAGGCCCATCGCCATCACCATGTATCCCAGTTGGGAAATGGTGGAGTAGGCAAGACCTTTTTTAATATCGTTTTGGGTCAAGGCAATGGTTGCCCCCAAAAAGGCAGTGAATGCCCCGGTCCAAGCAATGGTATCCATGGCAAGGGGCACTTCGCCAAATACCGGATACATGCGCGCAATCAGGAAGACACCGGCGGCGACCATGGTAGCAGCGTGAATCAACGCTGAGATGGGTGTGGGTCCTTCCATAGCATCCGGCAACCACACGTGTAGGGGGAATTGGGCGGATTTGGCCACTGGGCCCAGAAACAGCAGCACGGCAAATAAAGCTGCGATCGCGCCACTGAGGGCACCGGTGCTCACCGCATCGCTGAGGCGGGAACCCATGAGGTCAAATTCGAAGGTACCGGTCGCCCAATACAGACCTAACATGCCTAACAAAAAGCCAAAGTCGCCCACGCGGTTGACCACAAAGGCTTTTTGGCAGGCATCGGCGGCGGCAGGGCGTTCGTACCAAAAGCCAATCAGCAGGTAGGAAGCCATCCCTACCAATTCCCAGAACACGTAGGTCTGGACGAGATTGGGGGACATCACCAGACCCAACATGGAGGATCCAAACAGGCTCAAGTAGGCAAAAAAGCGTACGTAGCCTTTGTCGTGTTCCATGTACCCATCGCTGTACACCATAACCAACAAGGTAATGGTGGTGACGATGACCAGCATGAGGCTGGCGAGGTGGTCGATGGTATATCCCATGGAGAGGTGAAACTCTCCGGCGGCTGCCCATTCAAACATTTGCGTGTAGGGGGCAGCCCCTTGGATTTGGTCCCAAAGCAGGGCAAATGACAAAACCATCGCCGCTCCCATGAGGGAGATGATAAAAACGGCGGTGGGTTTGCGCAGGTGGCTGGTGGCGTTGCTGTAGGAAATCAGCCCCAATCCCACAAGCATCGCCCCGACTAAGGGTAAAACAGGAATCAGCCAGGCATACTGATAAATCGGTTCCATCGCAAAAATACTACTTGAGAGTTCGTCATTGAAACGGCTAGCCCTTATAGATTGTTACATATACCTAGCCCGTATTACTCGATCGACCGACGAATTCTCAAGATGGTTGATGGATGGACAAGGTGGAGAATTAGAGAAATCGGGGGATACCCAGGCGGGGAATCGGCAAAATTTTTTATTTTTCCATAGCCCCGATGGGTCTTCAACTGGCTAGCCAAATTCTGAGGATAGGCGGGCGTATGTAGAAGCAGTGGGTGCTATTGTGGTTGTGCTGCTTTGGTCGTCCCCAGCCAATTGGGCGAGGATGTGTTTGAGTTCTTCGCGCCCGGAGAAATGTTCGATGCGATGCCAAACGTCCCCTTGCACGAACAGAAGCAAGGTTGGTAGGGTTTTTAGTTTGTAGGCGTTGGCAAGTTTGAAGTTTTCGTCGGCGTTGATTTCCACTACTTGGATGCGATCGCCGTAGTTGCTTTGGAATTCCGTCAAAATGGGGTGGACCAGTTTGCAGAGCCCGCACCAAGGTGCCCAAAAATGGACCAAAACTGGCTGGGGCGCTTGCAGGACCTTGCTTGTAAACTCTTTTTCGCTAAGAGCGGACAGCATGTTTTCTCCCAAATTTTTTGTTAATTTATAATCTATTTGGGATCATGCTACAACGAAATTTCCAGATTCGCTGCCAACTTGCCGGAAATTTAAAATTTGTAAAAATCTTTCCCCCTCTTTCGTAATTTTGATTAACGCCATCCCAACCAAGCACTCCCTTGGATTAGGTAAGGGTGCGCCCAAGCCAGCAGCCAAACAAATAGGGCCACGCCCAGGTACGCCGGACGCAAAAACTCCTGTGGTTTCAGGGTTTGTCGTCCTTGCCAAATGGCCAAAAACGGAATGATGGAGGTACGTGCTTTGACTGGGGGAAAGGCTTCTGGATATCGCTGCAGCCAGCGGCGATCGCCATGCCAAACCCCAAACAGGTGGTGGGCAATCAACCCCAAAGAGGTCACCACCGCGAAACTGCTCCCCAACCACAGGGTATGGGCGATGCACCAAATGACTTGCCCCACCATTTGCGGGTGGCGGCAGATGCGGATAATTCCGGTTTCGTACAAATGTACCTGTGGCTTTTGCACGGCGGCAATTTCTAGTAGGTTAAAAGTAGCCGGATATAAGAAAACAAAGGAAATGGCAGAAAGCACCCAAACCAGCGATCGCATTCCAGGCACATCCTGCACCTGCCACAGTTGCACGCCGTCGTAGCGGTGGTTGATGAAATATACGACCAGCAACACGGCCAAAGGCAGACTGACCAGGGCAAACAGGACGCGATATCCCCGCGCGCCCAACCATTGCTCTCCTTGCCCTCGCCAAGCAGCCAAACCGCTGTGTGCCAGAGCAAAGCCTGCCAGCAGAGCCACCATCACCAAGTGGCTGTCTGCGATCCAATTCCAAACCGAACCATGGTCGAACATCATATAAGGAAATTAAATAGAGTAAGATTCAATACTAGGCGTATCTAGAAACCATATGGGAGGTTTTAAGGACCTCAATCGCTATACTGTAGCGTATTTTAACGAACGTAGCCTACTTTTCTTTCTAGATCGCCCAACCAACGGCCCAGGCTGCTGTTGATTTTGTCCGCAAGCCCTTTTAGGTTGATATCATATGTCTGAGTTGCCTTTCACTTTGGATCAGTTACGCATTCTCAAAGCGATCGCCGCGGAGGGAAGTTTCAAACGAGCTGCTGACAGTTTGTACGTTTCCCAACCAGCCATTAGCCTGCAAGTACAAAACTTAGAGCGGCAGCTCAACGTTCCTCTGTTCGACCGCGGTGGCAGGCGCGCCCAACTCACCGAAGCCGGGCATTTGCTGCTCAGCTACGGGGAAAAGGTACTCACCCTTTGCCAGGAAACCTGCCGCGCTTTAGAAGACTTGCAAAACTTGCAGGGAGGCACCCTAATTATTGGTGCTTCTCAAACCACCGGTACGTATCTGCTGCCGCGCATGATTGGCATGTTCCGCAACCGCTATCCGGAAGTATCGGTACAGCTGCACGTCCATTCCACCCGGCGCACGGCTTGGAGCGTTCTCAACGGTCAAATCGACCTAGCCATTGTTGGCGGCGAAGTACCGGCGGAACTGCACGATTCTTTAGAAATTATTCCTTACATCGAAGACGAACTGGCCCTATTACTACCCGCTGCCCATCCCCTGGCGAAAACGGAAAACATTCAAAAAGAAGACCTGTACAAACTGAAATTTATTACCCTAGAATCACAATCCACCATTCGCAAAGTCATCGATCAGGTGCTGTCGCGCTACGGCATCGATACCCGTCGTTTTCGCATTGAAATGGAACTCAACTCCATTGAAGCCATCAAAAATGCGGTGCAATCGGGCTTGGGTGCTGCCTTTGTCTCTACTTCCGCCATTGAAAAGGAACTGCAGCTAGGCACCCTACACCGTGCCCACATTCAAGATGTAGAAGTCAAAAGGATGCTTTCGGTGATTTACAATCCCAACCGCTACCGTTCCAAGGCGGCAGAGGCCTTCAGTCGAGAACTGCTGCCTCAATTTGCGCCGCCGGGATGGGAAAACAAAAAACCGCCGGTTCCGCCTTCTCCGCCGTTTGAACCGGACAAACAACCGCCACCGTCGTCCAACTCCGGTACGCCCAATTCTACGCTCACCTAAAAGCAAACCCCTGTTTCCACTAGCTTTTGGAATTTTTTCTGGCTGGTTGGTGCATAAAAAGGCTGCAAGCACGCTGCCAGCGATGTGACCATCCAGTCACCGAATTGCCTTGGGCATGACACTTGTCCAAAAACCTGATACAACAACTGGCAAAGCAACTGGTAAAACAACTGGCATGGAAGTCTACTGCACCCGTCCTAGCTGTCCCAGACCCAACAACGTTTTTCCCGATCTGGACGATAAAAACAACCTCACGACCACCCAGCAAAAATACTGTACAACTTGCGGTATGCCCATTATTCTGGCTGGGCGCTATCTCCCCTTGCGTTTGTTAGGTCAAGGTGGGTTTGGGGCAGCTTTTCTCGCCAGAGACCGCTATACGCCAGCCATGCGTCCGTGCGTGGTCAAACAATTTCAACCTTCTGGGGATTTAACGTCCCAGCAACGGGAACTGGCGCAAAATTTATTCCAGCGCGAAGCTGTGGCCCTGGAAGAGCTGGGCAACGCACATCCCAATATCCCCAATCTTTTGGCTTTTTTCCCTTTAGAAATTCCTTCCCGTAGCGACCCCAACCAAAACGAACAATTTTTTTATCTAGTCCAAGAATATATTGATGGCCAAAATTTAGAACAGGAACTGGAACAAAAGGGCAAGTTTTCTGAAGCGGAAATTTTGGAGGTTTTGCGATCGGTTTTGGATATTCTGCGGGTGGTTCACGAAAAAAATGCCATTCACCGGGATATCAAGCCGGCTAATATTATGCGCAATCAGGACAATCGCCTGTATTTGCTTGATTTTGGTGCTGTGAAGCGGGCGGCTATGGGGGGCACCCAACTCCAACAACAAGGTGCTTCCACTGGCATTTTCTCCATGGGTTTTGCGCCACCGGAGCAAATGTCGGGGAGTACGGTGTATCCGGCAACGGATTTGTATGCTTTGGCTGTGACTTGCATTACCCTGCTGACGGGGCGGCAGCCTATGGATTTGTACGATTCTTATAGCAATCAGTGGAACTGGCACGAGGAAGCCAAGGTGAGCGATCTCACGGCGGCGGTGTTGGATAAGTTGTTGCAAGCCACTCCCAGCGATCGCTTTCAGGCCGCAGAAGAAGTGCTGGCAGCTCTGCCAGAATCGGGTACTGCCAGTGGCGGTGGTTCTACTGGGACCTCTTCTGCATCGATTGGGTTGGCACCGACCCAACAGCAGAGCCGTTCTTCCCCGTCGCCACCAGCTCCTTCTCCGGCACCTGCGCCAAGTTCCAACGTGCCTGCAACTGCCTCTGGTAGCCGTTCGTTTTCTATGGTGGAAGTGATGGCAGGGGCTGCTTTTACGGGATTTGAGGGGTCTTTGCTGTACCTGGCTGCGGCTACGTTTGTGGCCCCGGGCCTTAGCATGGCGATCGCGGTGTTGCTGTCGGCGGGATTGGCGATCGCGCAAAACCGACGGCTGATAGAAGGCAAGGATTTGCCCATTTTGGGGGCGATTACCGTGGCGTTGGTGATTCTGTCCCCACTATCGGGAGGTATTCTCAACAATCCCCTGGGCATTGCCACGATTGCGGTGGTTTCTGGGGCAGTCGCGATCGCGGTTACCGCCATTTTCCAGCTGGTGCGTTCGATGCTGGCTAATTTTCTCTAATTGCACCCCTGTAGGGAAGTTTCCCCATCCGGCATGATGGCACCGCAAAAGGTCACCCCCCGCAGGTCGGCACCTTCTAACTTGGCATTGAGTAAGTTGGTATTGTTCAAGTTGGCATCTTGCAGGTCGGCATCGATAAACGTGGCGTCTTTGAGGGTGGCTTCCTGGAAATTGGTTTCTTGCAAATCGGCTTCAAAAAACACCGCGTCGTTGAGCAACCCCCCGGCAAAGGAGGATCCTTTTAAGTCAGATTCGCTAAAATTTACGTTGGACATAGCGGCACGGGTGAAGTTGGCTTGGGCAATATTAGTATTACTCAAGCCAGCATTACGCAAATCGGCATTGCGAAAATTGGCACCATCCAAATCGGCACCGCTAAATTGCGTATTCTGAAGAATCGCTCCTTCTAAATTTGCTTTATCCATATCTACATCGCGCAGGACCGTATTGCTTAAATCGGCTCCTACCAGGGAAATTTCCTGCATTTCAGCACCAATCAAATAAGCATCGGTCATAACTGTATTGTCAAGAATCGCAAAATCCAGGATCGCATCCCGGAGATTGGTTCCCACCAAAAAAGCTCCCCGCAAGTCTGCCCCCGTAAGATCCACTTCGCTCAAATCCATACCGCTTAAATCCGCCCCAGTTAAATCGCATCCCCCGCACTCGCGGTTTTCCATGAGATTTTGCACGTGTTCGGGATTTTCCGCTAGGGTAGGACCCCATCCTACCAAAACAGCGATCGCACTTGCGATGGCTAGCTGCGCGTACCAAGACCATGTCGCTCGTTGTTTCCCTGCCATAAACTTTGGCCATCCGTTACCAGCACTATTGTAGACACAAAAAAACTCTGGAAAGATTCCAGAGCGTGACAATCCATTATTTTAGCCAAAATCATCCCCAGGTTCGCAGAAAATTAAGCTGTGGGATTGGTTTCGGCGGTGGTTTCCTTAGCTGCCGAAGCAAAAAACCGATTCCAGATACCGGCGGTGATGATATGGGAAAGCAAGCCAGAAGGTCCGGCAAACAGGCATAAAATCAGCGAATGGGTGGTCACCAAACCCGTTCTTTGTCCTTCCCAATAAATCCAACGACCGACAAACAAATCCATTACGATAAAATGAACCCAGCCAATGGCTGCCGCCGACTCTTGGGCAAAAAAGCCGGCAATTTCGCTGAGGGTGGGATTGGCAAGGGAGGAAGCGGCTTCGCTGTCAAACCCAACGATAAATAGATAAACGTAGGTAGCAGCCAGCAGAACCAAGGGAATGGTGGAAGTCATGACCTTGCGGGTCACCCCCCAGTTGGGGAGAAAAATCATTAACGCCCAAAAGGGCAGCACAAAAAGGTTGGCAGCGTTGAAAATATAGTCTAAAATCATAGCAAAACCTTCGCGATCGCTGTACGGTCGGTGCTTTCATTATAAAAATCTAAAAAAATTTGCCCATCTGGAAAGCCAGGATTTTTTTAAGCTAAACTGGTAAAATCGTCCATTCGCCAATATCGTTCGGATAGATTGTATGGAAGCACAAGAATTGCTAACATTGGTTTTCTTGCTCAGTCCGGGATTGCTGCTTTCGGCATTGATTATGGCAGCCTTTGCCGCCGGAGGATAACCAAGGATCCCTATCGTAGTGTTGCTTGGATGGTAGCAATGGGAACGGTTTGGAAATACTGCCGGCGAAACTGAATTTCCCCGATCGCTTCCCGGAGGGGTTGCATTTTTTCGGGACTTGTGTTATAAAAATCCCCATCACCCAAAATTTGGATACCCGCAGGGGTTTGCACCACCTCCCATCCCAGCTGGGTGAGAGCCTGCAATCCCACCTGTAAAAGCGGATAGTTGGCAATCGGCAATTTAGCCAGCAAATCAGCCTCAGAAACAATTTTTTGGGTACGGCTGAGATATTTTGCCATGCCAACCAGTCGCTGCCAAATTTCCGTTGCGGTTACCTCCTCGTTGCAGCGATAGGCCAATGCCAAGGGTTTTTGCAGGCGAACCGCTTGCTGCCACCATTGAGACAGTTCGTCCCAACTTTGAGGGCATTGCTTCACCAAAACCCATTCTTCTCCCTGGGGAACTTCTGTCGCCTGCCGAAAATCGAGAATGGCCGGTACATCGCCATTGGTCATTTTTACAGAAGCTGGTGTTTCCCGTAGGCGAAAATCCACCAAACGCACTTCGTATTTCTTTTTCGCCAAATTGGCTTCCAACTCCACAATGGCATCCACAGCCTTTCCTAGTGGCAAATCTTCCTTGGGATGTCCCCACCAAACACCAGAAAATCCGATATCGCCGCGGTGGTTGCAAATTTTAAACTCGGTTTTCTTATATTTCATCGGTCGCTGCGTTCTTTTATCCTGAAGAGATTTATCGTAGGGATTGACAAACCGGCAATTTTCCAGCAAAAGCCGGGGAACGGGATTTCCCATGCCGTAGGGTTCCAAGCATTTTAATTCTTTAAACAAATTTTTGCCTAACTCCTCGACCGAGACTTTTAAGTCCGCAGCAACCTGAGGAACCCCCAGATTTTCATTTTTGTCTGCCAAATGCCGTAGCTTGCGGTTGAGGGTTTCCCGTAACAGGGGAATGTTGGCTGCCGGCAAACTCATCCCAGCAGCAAACGGATGTCCGCCCCAGCGGGTTAGCAAATGGGAGCAATCGCAAATCAGCCGGTACAAGTCAATTTCGCAGACCGAACGTGCCGACCCCATGGCTGTTTCCCCATCAATTCCCAACAGCAACGTTGGCATGCCATATGCCTCAGCAATTTGACTGGCGACCAATCCCAAAATCCCCACCGACCAACTTTCATCAGCCAAAACAATGAAGCACGTGGTAGATAGGTCAATTTCGGCTAATTTGTTTCTCACTTGAGCGGCTACTCGTTCTGCCATTTCCTGGCGGCGGTGGTTGGTAAGTTCTACTTTTTCTGCTAGTTCCGAACAGCGTTGCACATCCCGGCTGGTGAGTAGTTCCACACACAAACTGGCATCGCCGTAAATGCGGCTAACGGAATTGATACGCGGACCAATACCAAAAGAAATATCCGTGGGGCGATCGCCACTACGCTTGCAAAGGTCCAAAAGCTTGCCAATTCCCGGTCGGTGGCGTTGGTCGGGGGGTTTGTGGTAATCGGCTTGCAATTGTTCGATGCCTTTTTGTGCCAGATAGCGACAATCTCCCGTTAGTTTCACTAAATCGGCAATCAGTCCTATGGCTACTAAATCCAGCAAATGTTCTAACGGTTGTTGGGGAATATGGGGAAAACTTTCATAAAGAGCTTCTATGAGTTTGTACGCCACCGCCACCCCCGACAGATGGGCCAAAGGATGGTCAGCAGGAAGCGATCGCGGATTGATAACCGCCACCGCCGCCGGCGGGGAATCCGGGAGGGTATGGTGGTCGGTAACAAGAACATCCATACCCAACTGAGCGGCATAGTCAATTTCCCCGAGATTGCTGTTTCCCGTATCGCAAGTCACCAGTAGCTTGTATCCCGATGACGCCAACCGTTTCAAGCCAGCCTTATGCAAGCCGTGGGAATCTTGCAGGCGATTGGGAATAAAATAGGTCAACTTCTCTGGCGGGAAAAACTCACCCAACCCTTCCCACAGAACGCTGGTTGCCGTTACGCCATCAGTATCGAAATCTCCCCAAATGGCAACAGCTTCCCCACCTTCCATAGCCAATTGCAGGCGATGGACTGCCAATTTCATCGGTTCGCCAAAGGCAAACGGACTGGTGGGTTGGTAAGCCTTGCAGTCGAGAAACCCCCGCAGTTGTTCCTCTTGGCGAATGCCTCGCTGCCAAAGCAGTTGCGCCAGATAGCGACCGTCCCACTCTGCCGCAGATGGAAGGTAGCGTTGTACCATTGGTCGAAACCAGGCAGGGGGAGTTTCTGTGGGAGGAAGTTGCCAAATAGGAGAGCGAGTCGACATAATCACTACTGATACAAGTGGGCAAACAAATTCCATTCCATCACGCGGTCTTGCTTGCCACTGAGCAACGTACGACCGCCATCGGCGAAGAGAATGCCTGCCAAATCGGAATTGGATTTCAAAGTACCGGTGATGCCTTGGTTATCTACGGGAGACAGGTGAATGGTACCGCTAAAATCGCTGCTGGCGAGGGTATGACCGTCAGGACTAAAGGCAAGGGATTTGAGTTTGCGGTCGTGTTGGCTAAAGGTTTCTATGGATTCGCCGGTTTGCACGTCCCACAGTTTGATGGTGCGATCCCAACTGCCGCTGGCGAGGGTTTTGCCATCGGGAGACATGGCCACCGACCATACATCGGAAGTGTGACCGATGAGGGTTTGTTGCAAGTTACCGGTGGGAATATTCCAGAGTTTCACCGTACCGTCGCTGCTGCCGGAAGCCAGTAGGTTGCCCCAGGGAGAGAAAGCCAGAGATTGTACGTCGTCGCGATGCCCTTTGAGGGTGTTTAAGTGAATGCCGGTACGCAGGTGCCACAGGTGAATGACATTGTCTTGACCGGCACTAACTAGATACTGACCGCTGGGACTGATGGCGAGGGTATAGACGGAGGCGTGGTGGCCTTTGAGGTTGTGGAGAAGCTGACCGGTGGCTGTATCCCAAATCTTGACGCGGTTGTCTTGAGTGGCACTTACTACTTTACTTCCATCAGGACTTACTGCGATCGCCCAAATGGCCCCTTCGCCAGCTTGCCATTGCGTTACCCGTTGGTTGGTTTTGGAATTCCAAACTTCAACGGTTCCCTCATCGGTTCCCAAAGCCAGCAAATTCCCGTTTTGGCTGCGATCCATCGACCAAATGGTTCCCAGGGTATCTAGCATGCTGCTGACGGGAGAGGTGGGTTGTGCGGCTTGGGTTTGGAATTGCGGTGGTTCGACTTTGGGAGAAGGCAGCGGATGCATGCTGGGCGCTTGCAATCCTACAGGTTCGACGGTGGGTCGGTTGGCGAGGTGGCTGACAAACATGCCCACAGCAACGCCGCTGGCGGCTACTAGAGTACCTAGGGAAGCAAACCGCAATTTAGCGATCGCACCGGCGGTGGTTTTGGGAGTGAGTTGCTGGGGCGTGGGAACGTTGTGAAAGGCGATCGCGGAGGCTACGGGATTGCGGTTCAGGTCTTTGGCA
Above is a genomic segment from Geitlerinema sp. PCC 9228 containing:
- a CDS encoding LysR family transcriptional regulator; protein product: MSELPFTLDQLRILKAIAAEGSFKRAADSLYVSQPAISLQVQNLERQLNVPLFDRGGRRAQLTEAGHLLLSYGEKVLTLCQETCRALEDLQNLQGGTLIIGASQTTGTYLLPRMIGMFRNRYPEVSVQLHVHSTRRTAWSVLNGQIDLAIVGGEVPAELHDSLEIIPYIEDELALLLPAAHPLAKTENIQKEDLYKLKFITLESQSTIRKVIDQVLSRYGIDTRRFRIEMELNSIEAIKNAVQSGLGAAFVSTSAIEKELQLGTLHRAHIQDVEVKRMLSVIYNPNRYRSKAAEAFSRELLPQFAPPGWENKKPPVPPSPPFEPDKQPPPSSNSGTPNSTLT
- a CDS encoding NnrU family protein encodes the protein MMFDHGSVWNWIADSHLVMVALLAGFALAHSGLAAWRGQGEQWLGARGYRVLFALVSLPLAVLLVVYFINHRYDGVQLWQVQDVPGMRSLVWVLSAISFVFLYPATFNLLEIAAVQKPQVHLYETGIIRICRHPQMVGQVIWCIAHTLWLGSSFAVVTSLGLIAHHLFGVWHGDRRWLQRYPEAFPPVKARTSIIPFLAIWQGRQTLKPQEFLRPAYLGVALFVWLLAWAHPYLIQGSAWLGWR
- a CDS encoding thioredoxin domain-containing protein — encoded protein: MLSALSEKEFTSKVLQAPQPVLVHFWAPWCGLCKLVHPILTEFQSNYGDRIQVVEINADENFKLANAYKLKTLPTLLLFVQGDVWHRIEHFSGREELKHILAQLAGDDQSSTTTIAPTASTYARLSSEFG
- a CDS encoding serine/threonine-protein kinase; translation: MTLVQKPDTTTGKATGKTTGMEVYCTRPSCPRPNNVFPDLDDKNNLTTTQQKYCTTCGMPIILAGRYLPLRLLGQGGFGAAFLARDRYTPAMRPCVVKQFQPSGDLTSQQRELAQNLFQREAVALEELGNAHPNIPNLLAFFPLEIPSRSDPNQNEQFFYLVQEYIDGQNLEQELEQKGKFSEAEILEVLRSVLDILRVVHEKNAIHRDIKPANIMRNQDNRLYLLDFGAVKRAAMGGTQLQQQGASTGIFSMGFAPPEQMSGSTVYPATDLYALAVTCITLLTGRQPMDLYDSYSNQWNWHEEAKVSDLTAAVLDKLLQATPSDRFQAAEEVLAALPESGTASGGGSTGTSSASIGLAPTQQQSRSSPSPPAPSPAPAPSSNVPATASGSRSFSMVEVMAGAAFTGFEGSLLYLAAATFVAPGLSMAIAVLLSAGLAIAQNRRLIEGKDLPILGAITVALVILSPLSGGILNNPLGIATIAVVSGAVAIAVTAIFQLVRSMLANFL
- a CDS encoding NAD(P)H-quinone oxidoreductase subunit 5, with the translated sequence MEPIYQYAWLIPVLPLVGAMLVGLGLISYSNATSHLRKPTAVFIISLMGAAMVLSFALLWDQIQGAAPYTQMFEWAAAGEFHLSMGYTIDHLASLMLVIVTTITLLVMVYSDGYMEHDKGYVRFFAYLSLFGSSMLGLVMSPNLVQTYVFWELVGMASYLLIGFWYERPAAADACQKAFVVNRVGDFGFLLGMLGLYWATGTFEFDLMGSRLSDAVSTGALSGAIAALFAVLLFLGPVAKSAQFPLHVWLPDAMEGPTPISALIHAATMVAAGVFLIARMYPVFGEVPLAMDTIAWTGAFTAFLGATIALTQNDIKKGLAYSTISQLGYMVMAMGLGAYSAGLFHLMTHAYFKAMLFLCSGSTIHGMEEVVGHNPTLAQDMRLMGGLRKYMPVTAITFAIGTLSICGIPPFAGFWSKDEILSQAFEANAALWVVGWLTAGLTAFYMFRLYFLTFEGSFRGNDRDLRRQVLAEATPAEEQAAWAAAFGPGAMNPQELEAESDAHDEASHHHSEYPHESPASMTVPLMVLAIPSIALGFVGMPFANYFEEFIYPPEAAAEVAEHAVAFDWTEFTIMAGSSVGIALIGITVASLMYLSGKISPARVAKSLAPLYKFSVNKWYLDDINEAIFVKGSRRLARQILEVDYRVVDGAVNLTGLATLLGGEGLKYFENGRAQFYALIVFAAILGLVVFFSMG
- a CDS encoding NAD(P)H-quinone oxidoreductase subunit 4, with amino-acid sequence MNVSEFPWLTTIILLPVVAALLVPMIPDRGGKTVRWYALIVGLVDFALIVWTFYTQYDLSKSGLQLVESYPWVPQFDLNWSVAADGLSMPLILLTGFITTLAILAAWPVSLKPKLFYFLMLAMYGGQIAVFAVQDMLLFFLVWELELIPVYLLLSIWGGKRRRYAATKFILYTAGGSLFILLAALSMAFYGDTVTFDMNSLAVKDYAYNFQLWVYAAFFIAYAVKLPVFPLHTWLPDAHGEATAPVHMLLAGILLKMGGYAFIRMNAGMLPDAHANFAPILVILGVVNIIYAALTSFAQRNLKRKIAYSSISHMGFVLIGIASFTDLGLSGALLQMISHGLIGASLFFLVGATYDRTHTLMLDEMGGVGQKMRKMFSMWTTCSLASLALPGMSGFVAELMVFVGFATSDAYNPLFKVVVVSLAAVGVILTPIYLLSMLREIFYGKENKELVEHEVLVDAEPREVFIIASLLVPVIGIGLYPKIVSGMYDATTQQITARLRQSVPTLGETSQVASSTNTWPAWQAPAIAKD